A window from Nocardioides mesophilus encodes these proteins:
- a CDS encoding sensor histidine kinase, whose protein sequence is MTTISGAELAEPSGFPRPAQRLLVPWLAVSAVCFWWMCTTPGAEVVPYHLVWITFALAYGFEPWPVPRTLISLTVISVLTGGVLVARAADGAMNWEETTEIPLMLVLALLVVWHVQRRAAVTRTAVTLAQRAATAATRREWLGRLTSHEMRTPLTIASGYVDLLYEREDRPDRLADLSVVRDELGRLARAGDRLLRMIRLQDPLPRSPVDIDDLLEETAQRWSSVAARRWLVETSAGSVSASPERLRACLDTLIENALRYTREEDTVRLVAFRHDGQLWMGVADSGPGLTDEVARRINSRSSRTWEVPVEAAKPDPLSRTGLGIGLVQDILDSRRGRVLAGRSREGGALVMTRSPLLL, encoded by the coding sequence GTGACGACGATCTCCGGGGCGGAGCTCGCGGAGCCCTCGGGCTTCCCGCGCCCCGCCCAGCGGCTCCTGGTCCCGTGGTTGGCGGTGTCGGCCGTCTGCTTCTGGTGGATGTGCACGACGCCCGGCGCGGAGGTGGTGCCCTACCACCTGGTCTGGATCACCTTCGCGCTCGCCTACGGCTTCGAGCCGTGGCCGGTGCCGAGGACGCTGATCTCGCTCACCGTCATCAGCGTGCTCACCGGCGGAGTGCTCGTCGCCCGGGCGGCTGACGGCGCGATGAACTGGGAGGAGACGACCGAGATCCCGCTGATGCTCGTGCTCGCGCTGCTGGTCGTCTGGCACGTCCAGCGACGTGCCGCCGTGACGCGCACCGCGGTCACGCTGGCACAGCGGGCGGCCACCGCGGCCACCCGGCGGGAATGGCTCGGTCGGCTCACCTCGCACGAGATGCGCACCCCGTTGACGATCGCCTCCGGGTACGTCGACCTGCTCTACGAGCGCGAGGACCGGCCGGACCGGCTCGCCGACCTGAGCGTCGTACGCGACGAGCTCGGCCGGCTGGCACGCGCCGGGGACCGGCTGCTTCGGATGATCCGGCTGCAGGACCCGCTGCCGCGCTCGCCCGTCGACATCGACGACCTGCTCGAGGAGACCGCACAGCGGTGGTCCTCGGTCGCGGCGCGCCGGTGGCTCGTCGAGACCAGCGCCGGCTCGGTGAGCGCCTCACCCGAACGGCTGCGGGCCTGCCTGGACACCCTGATCGAGAACGCGCTGCGCTACACCCGCGAGGAGGACACGGTGCGGCTGGTGGCCTTCCGCCACGACGGTCAGCTGTGGATGGGGGTGGCCGACTCCGGACCGGGCCTCACCGACGAGGTCGCGCGGCGGATCAACTCCCGTTCCTCGCGCACGTGGGAGGTCCCGGTGGAGGCGGCGAAGCCCGACCCGCTCTCCCGGACCGGCCTCGGGATCGGGCTGGTCCAGGACATCCTCGACTCACGGCGGGGGCGGGTGCTCGCCGGCCGGTCGCGCGAGGGCGGCGCCCTGGTCATGACGCGCTCCCCACTGCTGCTCTGA
- a CDS encoding alpha/beta hydrolase, translating into MFLHGGGMIYGDLESHDGPCRLLAERGDVRVLAVDYRLSPEHVYPAAVDDSWAAYQWAVEHADALGADPARIAVGGDSAGGYLSAVVAIKAAEAGVPCRFQLLVYPVTNFADPSGSRSMFGRGFYLTDEFIDLADELYLPPGTDRRDPLVSVAYTEKLPEGLAPALVVTAGFDPLRDEGEAWARRLFDEGLEVSLRRYPGFIHGFFNVVGAGRTQRAAVTEIADRLKSALHG; encoded by the coding sequence GTGTTCCTGCACGGCGGCGGGATGATCTACGGCGACCTCGAGAGCCACGACGGCCCGTGCCGGCTGCTGGCCGAGCGCGGCGACGTACGCGTGCTGGCGGTGGACTACCGGCTCTCGCCCGAGCACGTGTACCCGGCCGCGGTGGACGACAGCTGGGCGGCCTACCAGTGGGCGGTCGAGCACGCCGACGCGCTGGGCGCTGACCCGGCGCGGATCGCTGTCGGCGGCGACTCGGCCGGCGGCTACCTGTCGGCGGTCGTCGCGATCAAGGCCGCCGAGGCCGGTGTGCCGTGCCGGTTCCAGCTGCTGGTCTACCCGGTCACCAACTTCGCGGACCCCTCCGGCAGCCGCTCGATGTTCGGTCGCGGGTTCTACCTCACCGACGAGTTCATCGACCTCGCCGACGAGCTCTACCTGCCGCCGGGGACCGACCGGCGCGACCCGTTGGTCTCGGTCGCCTACACCGAGAAGCTCCCCGAGGGCCTCGCCCCGGCGCTGGTGGTGACCGCCGGGTTCGACCCGCTGCGCGACGAGGGCGAGGCGTGGGCTCGCCGGCTCTTCGACGAGGGCCTCGAGGTGTCGCTGCGCCGCTACCCGGGCTTCATCCACGGCTTCTTCAACGTCGTCGGCGCCGGCCGGACCCAGCGGGCCGCGGTCACCGAGATCGCCGACCGGCTGAAGTCCGCCCTGCACGGCTGA
- a CDS encoding RNA degradosome polyphosphate kinase → MTVDRPLSVVPEETFEIEPPYDLAAVDLPEDRFLDRELSWLHFNTRVLELAEDPSVPLLERVRFLAIFATNLDEFFMVRVAGLKRRIAAGVAVPGASGLMPREVLDRIWATTGALMQRHATVFREEIVPLLAEHEIEVLRWAELDREEQRHCKKLFRDRVFPVLTPLAVDPAHPFPYISGLSLNLAVLVRNPKTGKEHFARVKVPPIFNRFVPVGELRFVPLEDVIAEHLKRLFPGMEVLGSHTFRVTRNEDLEVEEDDAENLLAALEKELLRRRFGPPVRLEVEDTMDDHILELLVSELGVSAAEVVRLTGPLDLSGLNDIADIDRAELKFPAFVPSTHTQLAPVESASPVDVFKALKRNDVLLHHPYDSFATSVQRFIEQAAADPQVLAIKQTLYRTSGDSPIIDALVDAADAGKQVLVLVEIKARFDEQANIRWARKLEHAGCHVVYGLVGLKTHCKLAMVVRDEPEGIRRYVHIGTGNYNPKTARMYEDFGLLTAHDGIGEDVAHLFNNLSGFSRNATYENLLVAPDSVRSGLLAQVEQEIVHHGAGRPARIRIKANSIVDEATIDALYRASRAGVPVDLLTRGICALKPGVPGLSETVRVRSVLGRFLEHSRIFWFENGGAPRTWIGSADLMHRNLDRRVEALVELPGSRQVDEVGRLLDLSFDDGTASWWLEADGTWTRHHRAEDGTALRDLQSTLIATKRRRRSSSPS, encoded by the coding sequence ATGACCGTCGACCGGCCGTTGTCCGTGGTTCCCGAAGAGACCTTCGAGATAGAGCCTCCCTACGACCTCGCTGCCGTCGACCTGCCCGAGGACCGGTTCCTCGACCGGGAGCTGTCGTGGCTGCACTTCAACACCCGGGTGCTCGAGCTCGCCGAGGACCCGAGCGTGCCGCTGCTGGAGCGGGTCCGGTTCCTGGCCATCTTCGCCACCAACCTCGATGAGTTCTTCATGGTCCGGGTGGCCGGCCTGAAGCGCCGGATCGCCGCCGGCGTGGCCGTGCCGGGGGCCTCGGGGCTGATGCCCCGTGAGGTGCTGGACCGGATCTGGGCCACCACCGGCGCGCTGATGCAGCGGCACGCCACGGTGTTCCGCGAGGAGATCGTGCCGCTGCTCGCCGAGCACGAGATCGAGGTGCTGCGCTGGGCCGAGCTCGACCGCGAGGAGCAGCGGCACTGCAAGAAGCTGTTCCGGGACCGGGTCTTCCCGGTGCTGACCCCGCTGGCGGTCGACCCGGCCCACCCGTTCCCCTACATCTCCGGGCTGTCGCTGAACCTCGCGGTGCTGGTCCGCAACCCGAAGACCGGCAAGGAGCACTTCGCCCGCGTGAAGGTGCCGCCGATCTTCAACCGGTTCGTGCCGGTCGGCGAGCTGCGGTTCGTGCCGCTCGAGGACGTCATCGCCGAGCACCTCAAGCGACTCTTCCCCGGCATGGAGGTGCTCGGCAGCCACACCTTCCGGGTCACCCGCAACGAGGACCTCGAGGTCGAGGAGGACGACGCGGAGAACCTGCTCGCGGCGCTCGAGAAGGAGCTGCTGCGCCGCCGGTTCGGTCCGCCGGTGCGCCTCGAGGTCGAGGACACCATGGACGACCACATCCTCGAGCTGCTGGTCAGCGAGCTCGGGGTCTCCGCGGCCGAGGTGGTCCGGCTGACCGGACCGCTGGACCTCAGCGGTCTCAACGACATCGCCGACATCGACCGGGCGGAGCTGAAGTTCCCCGCGTTCGTGCCGTCCACCCACACCCAGCTCGCGCCGGTCGAGTCGGCCTCCCCGGTCGACGTCTTCAAGGCGTTGAAGCGCAACGACGTACTCCTGCACCACCCTTATGACTCGTTCGCCACCTCGGTGCAGCGCTTCATCGAGCAGGCCGCCGCCGACCCGCAGGTGCTGGCGATCAAGCAGACGCTCTACCGCACCTCCGGCGACTCCCCGATCATCGACGCCCTCGTCGACGCCGCCGACGCCGGCAAGCAGGTGCTGGTGCTCGTGGAGATCAAGGCCCGCTTCGACGAGCAGGCCAACATCCGCTGGGCGCGCAAGCTCGAGCACGCCGGCTGCCACGTGGTCTACGGCCTGGTCGGCCTGAAGACGCACTGCAAGCTGGCGATGGTGGTCCGCGACGAGCCGGAGGGGATCCGCCGCTACGTGCACATCGGCACCGGCAACTACAACCCCAAGACCGCGCGGATGTACGAAGACTTCGGGCTGCTCACCGCCCACGACGGGATCGGCGAGGACGTCGCGCACCTGTTCAACAACCTCTCCGGCTTCTCCCGCAACGCGACCTACGAGAACCTGCTGGTCGCCCCGGACTCGGTGCGCAGCGGGCTGCTCGCACAGGTCGAGCAGGAGATCGTCCACCACGGCGCCGGCCGGCCCGCCCGGATCCGGATCAAGGCCAACTCCATCGTCGACGAGGCCACCATCGACGCGCTCTACCGCGCCTCGCGGGCCGGCGTGCCGGTCGACCTGCTCACGCGCGGGATCTGCGCGCTGAAGCCCGGCGTCCCCGGGCTCTCCGAGACCGTGCGCGTCCGCTCGGTCCTCGGCCGCTTCCTCGAGCACAGCCGGATCTTCTGGTTCGAGAACGGCGGAGCGCCGCGCACCTGGATCGGCTCGGCCGACCTGATGCACCGCAACCTCGACCGCCGCGTCGAGGCCCTCGTCGAGCTGCCGGGCAGCCGCCAGGTCGACGAGGTGGGCCGGCTGCTCGACCTCTCCTTCGACGACGGTACGGCGTCGTGGTGGCTCGAGGCCGACGGCACCTGGACCCGCCACCACCGGGCCGAGGACGGCACCGCGCTGCGCGACCTGCAGTCGACGCTGATCGCCACCAAGCGCCGCCGCCGGAGCTCGTCGCCTTCGTGA
- a CDS encoding NUDIX hydrolase, whose product MRTPDTDQEIVAAGAVVARKGPRGPQVLLVHRPKYDDWSFPKGKLDPGEHALAAAVREIAEETGLDVRLEAPLSDQQYLVGNGTVRPKRVHYWVGRPVGHDDLSRYQRNAEIDELDWFDADDAAKQLTRDLDRATLEEFLAAPRRTTPLVVLRHAKARPRRSWTADDRERPLTDLGERQSDELVPMLAAYGVRRIVSSSSRRCWTSLAPYAHVTETDLEVTDALSEEDATADGVATVVADLMDSKRPAVLCTHRPVLPHVLAALELPPRRLETAGMLVVHHRGTEVVAVELHEAGLRS is encoded by the coding sequence GTGCGCACCCCGGACACCGACCAGGAGATCGTGGCGGCCGGTGCCGTCGTCGCCCGCAAAGGCCCCCGCGGTCCGCAGGTGCTGCTGGTGCACCGGCCCAAGTACGACGACTGGTCGTTCCCCAAGGGCAAGCTCGACCCCGGCGAGCACGCCCTCGCCGCCGCGGTGCGCGAGATCGCGGAGGAGACCGGGCTCGACGTCCGGCTGGAGGCCCCGCTGAGCGACCAGCAGTACCTCGTCGGCAACGGCACCGTGCGCCCCAAGCGGGTGCACTACTGGGTCGGGCGGCCGGTCGGCCACGACGACCTGTCCCGCTACCAGCGCAACGCCGAGATCGACGAGCTCGACTGGTTCGACGCCGACGACGCCGCCAAGCAGCTCACCCGCGACCTGGATCGGGCGACCCTGGAGGAGTTCCTGGCGGCGCCGCGACGCACCACCCCGCTGGTCGTGCTGCGGCACGCCAAGGCCCGGCCGCGGCGCAGCTGGACCGCCGACGACCGGGAGCGGCCGCTCACCGACCTCGGCGAGCGGCAGTCCGACGAGCTGGTCCCGATGCTGGCGGCGTACGGCGTCCGCCGGATCGTCAGCTCCTCCAGCCGCCGGTGCTGGACCAGCCTGGCCCCCTACGCCCACGTCACCGAGACCGACCTCGAGGTCACCGACGCGCTGTCGGAGGAGGACGCCACCGCCGACGGCGTCGCCACGGTCGTGGCCGACCTGATGGACTCCAAGCGGCCGGCCGTCCTGTGCACCCACCGGCCGGTGCTGCCGCACGTGCTCGCCGCCCTGGAGCTGCCGCCGCGGCGGCTGGAGACCGCCGGGATGCTAGTCGTCCACCACCGCGGCACCGAGGTGGTCGCCGTCGAGCTGCACGAGGCCGGCCTCCGCAGCTGA
- a CDS encoding CAP domain-containing protein, with protein MTAANAWMRHALTTVAAVLATTLVAAGLVMATSSTATASESIATRWTPDTYEKKVRSWINHERAAHGMSQLTFVKCATRTATKWSQHLADTDEFYHQDMGHVLDACNAYYAGETLGRGNISPRRLVHLWMDSPGHRAVLLSKYAQRVGIGSMVDSHGQWLTAANFVKL; from the coding sequence ATGACTGCTGCCAACGCATGGATGCGTCACGCCCTCACGACGGTCGCCGCGGTGCTGGCGACGACCCTCGTCGCCGCCGGCCTCGTCATGGCCACCAGCTCGACGGCCACCGCGAGCGAGTCGATCGCGACGCGCTGGACGCCGGACACCTACGAGAAGAAGGTGCGGTCGTGGATCAACCACGAGCGCGCCGCCCACGGCATGTCCCAGCTGACCTTCGTCAAGTGCGCGACCCGCACGGCCACCAAGTGGTCGCAGCACCTCGCCGACACCGACGAGTTCTACCACCAGGACATGGGCCACGTGCTCGACGCCTGCAACGCCTACTACGCCGGTGAGACCCTCGGCCGCGGCAACATCAGCCCCCGCCGGCTGGTCCACCTGTGGATGGACTCCCCCGGCCACCGGGCGGTGCTGCTGTCCAAGTACGCCCAGCGGGTCGGCATCGGGTCGATGGTGGACAGCCACGGCCAGTGGCTCACCGCCGCGAACTTCGTCAAGCTCTGA
- the mshD gene encoding mycothiol synthase, which translates to MGPTEPAATDDTARAGHVTPVALDDFDWSADYGPAARLRTTLEAATSTDGASPLDEAALLRLRHEGLAGSSLWLGDPPAEGFAWLHVEAGELALDVAVDPAHRRTGLGTALVEAALAGTDRLPVNAWAHGNHPGAAALAAGHGFERVRDLWVMRRPTSQELPPLRDIDGIDVRPFVPGQDEEAFLALNAEAFAGHPEQGRMTRADLDQRMAEAWFDPGGFFVAEPSDDRGNLIGFHWTKVHDESPGIGEVYVVGVSPHAQGSGLGRLLTRTGLDHLARRGLTEVLLYVEADNAPARAVYERLGFSHADADTHVQYRRG; encoded by the coding sequence ATGGGTCCCACCGAGCCGGCAGCCACCGACGACACCGCCAGGGCCGGCCACGTGACCCCGGTCGCGCTGGACGACTTCGACTGGTCCGCCGACTACGGGCCGGCGGCACGGCTGCGGACGACCCTCGAGGCCGCCACCAGCACCGACGGGGCGTCGCCGCTCGACGAGGCGGCGCTGCTCCGGCTGCGCCACGAGGGACTCGCCGGCTCCTCGCTGTGGCTGGGCGACCCACCGGCCGAGGGCTTCGCCTGGTTGCACGTCGAGGCCGGCGAGCTCGCCCTCGACGTGGCGGTCGACCCGGCGCACCGCCGGACCGGCCTGGGCACGGCACTGGTCGAGGCGGCGCTGGCCGGGACCGACCGGCTGCCGGTCAACGCCTGGGCCCACGGCAACCACCCGGGGGCGGCGGCGCTGGCGGCCGGCCACGGCTTCGAGCGGGTGCGCGACCTGTGGGTGATGAGGCGCCCCACGTCGCAGGAGCTGCCGCCGCTGCGTGACATCGACGGCATCGACGTACGCCCGTTCGTGCCGGGGCAGGACGAGGAGGCCTTCCTCGCGCTCAACGCCGAGGCCTTCGCCGGGCACCCCGAGCAGGGCCGGATGACCCGCGCGGACCTCGACCAGCGGATGGCCGAGGCGTGGTTCGACCCGGGCGGCTTCTTCGTCGCGGAGCCGTCCGACGACCGGGGGAACCTGATCGGCTTCCACTGGACCAAGGTGCACGACGAGTCCCCCGGCATCGGGGAGGTGTACGTCGTCGGAGTGTCGCCGCACGCGCAGGGCTCGGGTCTCGGCCGGTTGCTGACCCGGACCGGGCTGGACCACCTCGCGCGGCGCGGGCTCACGGAGGTGCTGCTCTACGTCGAGGCCGACAACGCGCCGGCCCGGGCGGTCTACGAGCGGCTGGGGTTCAGCCACGCCGACGCCGACACCCACGTCCAGTACCGCCGCGGCTGA